The sequence below is a genomic window from Desulfobulbaceae bacterium DB1.
GCGTGGCGGTGCGGCGGGAGGAGGACAACGAGCAGTTGGTCGCGGCCCTGGAGAAACTCTTGCACGGCGCTCCCCGCAAGACGCCGTCGCGCCGCACCCCCAGCCTCATGCTGCAGGGCACTGCCTCCAACGCCGGCAAATCGGTGCTGACCGCGGCGCTCTGCCGCATCCTCCTGCAGGACGGGCTGCGGGTGGCACCGTTCAAGGCCCAGAACATGTCGCTCAACTCCTATGTCACCCGGGACGGCCTGGAGATGGGGCGGGCCCAGGTGGTGCAGGCCCAGGCCGCTCGCCTTGATCCGGACGTGCGGATGAATCCGGTGCTGCTGAAACCCTCCAGCGAGGTGGGCAGTCAGGTCATTGTCAACGGCCGGCCGGTGGCCAATATGACTATCAATCAGTACGTCGCCTACAAACCGCGAGCCTGGCAGGCTGCGTGCGCCGCCTACGACTCGCTGGCCCAGGAATACGACGCGGTGATCCTGGAAGGGGCGGGCAGTCCGGGCGAGGTCAACCTCAAGCATCACGACATCGTCAACATGCGCATGGCCCGTTATGCCGGTGCGCCGGTGCTGCTGGTGGGCGATATCGACCGGGGCGGGGTCTTTGCCTCCTTTGTCGGCATCATGGAGGTGCTGGCCGAATGGGAGCGGGAACTGGTGGCCGGTTTTGTCGTCAATCGCTTTCGGGGCACCGAATCGCTGCTGCAGGATGCCTTTGACTATACCCTGGCCCATACGGGGCGGCCGGTGCTGGGCGTTGTGCCGTATCTGCCCGGGCTCGGGCTGCCGGAAGAGGATTCGGTCGGTTTCAAGGCCGGGCTTTATGAAAGAAGCGCGCCGTCCGGCGATCACGTGGAGATTGCCCTGATCGATCTGCCCCATATCTCCAATTTTACCGATTTCGAGCCCTTTCTGGCGGAGCCGGATGTTCATCTGCGCATCATCAGAAAGCCCGCTGATCTGGAAGCGGTGCGGGGGCAGGTGGCGGCTCTTCTGCTGCCCGGCAGCAAGAATGTCATGACCGATCTCGATTACCTGGTGGAGAGCGGTCTGGCTGACCTCATCCGCCGCATGGCCGGGGAGGGCGGAGTGGAGATTGCCGGTATCTGCGGCGGCTTCCAGATGCTGGGGAGTCATATCAACGACCCGCATGGGCTTGAGTCAGCGGGCAAAACCATTCCCGGCCTCGGCCTGCTGCCGCTCGCCACCACCCTGGAACCGGATAAGACCCTGACCCGCCGCAGCGCGGTGCATGAGGAATCCGGGCTTGCGGTGCACGGCTATGAGATCCATCATGGCCGCACCAGCTCCAATCTGCGTCAGATCCTTGCGGGGGTGGAAGGGGAGCGTATCTGTGCCGCCTCGGCAAACGGCATGGTCTGGGGCAGCTATCTGCACGGCATCTTTGACGCCGACCCCTTCCGCCGCTGGTTCATCGACCGCCTGCGTGAGCGGCGCGGCCTTGCTCCCCAAGGGCGGGTGCTGGCCGCCTATGACTTGGAGCCCGCCTTTGACCGGCTGGCCGACATCGTCCGCCGGGGGATTGACATGAAAGCGATTTACCGGCTGCTTGGTCTCTGATGACGCTTCTTTCCCAGATCATCGCCGCCCTGCTGCTCGATGCCCTGCTCGGCGACCCGCGCTCTCTGCCCCATCCGGTGCGGTTGATCGGCGCGCTTGCCGCTTGGGCGGAAAAGGGCTGCCGCAGGCTTATCGTTCATGAACGGCTGGCCGGGATTGCGGCGGTTGCCGTGGTCCTGACCGGCACCGGGCTGACGGGCTGGGGTCTTATCCGCCTGGCTGCCCTTTTTCATCCCCTGGCCGGTGACGCGGTTGCCGTGCTGCTGCTTTATTTCTGCTTTGCCGCCCGGGATCTGGCCGACCACAGCCGGGCCGTGGCCCGCGCCCTGAATGCCGGAGATATCCCCATGGCGCGCCGCAAAGTGGCGATGATCGTCGGCCGGGACACGGAAGGGCTGGACGAGGCGGGCATTGTCCGGGCCACGGTGGAAAGCGTGGCGGAAAACATCGTTGACGGCGTCACCGCCCCGCTTTTCTATGCCTTTGTCGGCGGGCCGGTGGCGGCACTTGTTTATAAGGCGATCAATACCCTGGATTCCACCTTCGGCTATAAAAACGAGCGCTACCTGCGCTTCGGCTGGGCCGCGGCCCGGCTCGACGACGCAGCCAATTTCCTGCCCGCCCGTCTTTCCGGGCTGATCGCGGTGGTGGCCGCCTTTTTGCTCGGCGAAAACGGCAGAGGGGCCTGGCGCATCTTGCGGCGGGACCGGCTGGCCCATGCCAGCCCCAATTCCGGCCACACCGAGGCGGCGGTGGCCGGGGCCTTGGGCCTGCGGTTGGGCGGGGTGAACAGCTATTTCGGCAAACCGCTGGCAAAGCCCTTTATCGGCGAGCCGCTGCATGAGCCAAAGTCAGGTCACATCAATCGTGCCAACCGGTTGCTTGCGGCAACCACCGTTTTGGCCGTGCTCCTGCTCGCGGCAATCAGGTTTTTTGTTGCCCCATGACTGAACCCGTTTTCACCACGGAGCGCGCAGAGGGCACAGAGAAATTCTTTTATGGCAAACAAAATCTCTGTGTGCTTTGCGCGCTCCGTGGTTCATTTTTTCATCATTACTGCAAAGGAATTTTTCATGAAAACCCAGCTTGAACGCGCCCGCCAGGGCGAAATAACCGAACCGATGCGCCAGGTGGCCTGCGATGAAAATATCGACGCCGAGCAGCTCCGTATTCTCGTCGCCGCCGGAGAAATCGTCATCCCCTGCAACCCGTCCCGCAACGGGCAGAAGGCGGTGGGTATCGGCAC
It includes:
- a CDS encoding cobyric acid synthase CobQ, encoding MSRTAADGAKAKGAVIDFGFMGNPLGPPETLRRIISRSVELLCRYPDQSDGALAQVIAGEPGVAAKRVVTGCGATELLSLIPRVLDRPRAIIPLPAPAMYAAACRRAGMETVCPVLGDESDFRPRLGRLASLLRGDEIVFLGQPNDPIGRTIPRDELLRLVNECAETFFVLDESLADFVADYHSLAGVDAANLLVVRSLSKFFAVPGLRIGFCCADTTICSRLREQIVSCVGNPMAAEVGRAFLADAKYIAESRETVARLRQGLTEKLSRLPGLTVFPGEANFLLIRIDGGKMTASTLREKLRAESIEINDSGVDFSGLPENGSFFFRVAVRREEDNEQLVAALEKLLHGAPRKTPSRRTPSLMLQGTASNAGKSVLTAALCRILLQDGLRVAPFKAQNMSLNSYVTRDGLEMGRAQVVQAQAARLDPDVRMNPVLLKPSSEVGSQVIVNGRPVANMTINQYVAYKPRAWQAACAAYDSLAQEYDAVILEGAGSPGEVNLKHHDIVNMRMARYAGAPVLLVGDIDRGGVFASFVGIMEVLAEWERELVAGFVVNRFRGTESLLQDAFDYTLAHTGRPVLGVVPYLPGLGLPEEDSVGFKAGLYERSAPSGDHVEIALIDLPHISNFTDFEPFLAEPDVHLRIIRKPADLEAVRGQVAALLLPGSKNVMTDLDYLVESGLADLIRRMAGEGGVEIAGICGGFQMLGSHINDPHGLESAGKTIPGLGLLPLATTLEPDKTLTRRSAVHEESGLAVHGYEIHHGRTSSNLRQILAGVEGERICAASANGMVWGSYLHGIFDADPFRRWFIDRLRERRGLAPQGRVLAAYDLEPAFDRLADIVRRGIDMKAIYRLLGL
- a CDS encoding cobalamin biosynthesis protein CobD, translating into MTLLSQIIAALLLDALLGDPRSLPHPVRLIGALAAWAEKGCRRLIVHERLAGIAAVAVVLTGTGLTGWGLIRLAALFHPLAGDAVAVLLLYFCFAARDLADHSRAVARALNAGDIPMARRKVAMIVGRDTEGLDEAGIVRATVESVAENIVDGVTAPLFYAFVGGPVAALVYKAINTLDSTFGYKNERYLRFGWAAARLDDAANFLPARLSGLIAVVAAFLLGENGRGAWRILRRDRLAHASPNSGHTEAAVAGALGLRLGGVNSYFGKPLAKPFIGEPLHEPKSGHINRANRLLAATTVLAVLLLAAIRFFVAP